Proteins found in one Sporosarcina sp. FSL K6-3457 genomic segment:
- a CDS encoding ABC transporter ATP-binding protein: MIEIKNITKKFGRKKVLKDVSFTAEKGQITCLIGLNGVGKTTIMKAIMALTPINSGEILIDGKKIHKGSYEKITFIPDTITMLPQMRIQDAFVFMADFYDCWNQRRANELLEFFKLHKTDRISDLSKGNTAKVNLLLGLAMDVDYLLMDEPFSGIDIFSREQIAKVFTSHLIENRGVIITTHEINDIEHLIDKVVLLDDGVVLKEFNTEEVRETEGKSVIDVMREVYQA, encoded by the coding sequence GTGATTGAAATAAAAAATATAACTAAGAAATTCGGTCGAAAGAAAGTGTTAAAAGACGTTTCTTTTACGGCTGAAAAAGGGCAGATTACTTGTCTAATTGGCCTGAACGGTGTTGGGAAAACAACCATTATGAAAGCCATAATGGCCCTAACCCCCATTAATAGTGGTGAAATCCTCATTGATGGTAAAAAAATTCATAAAGGCAGCTATGAAAAAATTACTTTTATACCAGATACGATCACGATGCTGCCGCAAATGCGCATACAAGATGCTTTCGTATTTATGGCTGACTTTTACGATTGTTGGAATCAAAGACGTGCCAATGAGCTGCTGGAGTTTTTCAAGCTACACAAAACAGATCGTATTTCTGACTTATCAAAAGGCAATACCGCAAAAGTGAATCTGTTACTCGGTTTAGCAATGGATGTCGACTATCTCTTAATGGATGAGCCTTTTTCAGGAATTGATATTTTTAGTCGCGAACAAATTGCCAAGGTATTTACGAGTCATTTAATTGAAAATCGTGGCGTTATTATTACGACACATGAAATTAATGATATTGAGCATTTAATTGATAAGGTCGTTTTACTGGATGATGGCGTTGTTTTAAAAGAATTCAACACCGAGGAAGTGCGCGAAACAGAAGGGAAATCGGTCATTGATGTCATGAGAGAGGTGTATCAAGCATGA
- a CDS encoding GntR family transcriptional regulator: MDVKFNNRDPVYVQVIRHFKEQIATGIFAAGQEIPSRRELANQLKINPNTAQRAYKEMEEQGLIFTEGNLPSRISKDEQVLKLVREELILEAVHTFVHSVRSINVPVHEALDLVKNSYDQENN; this comes from the coding sequence ATGGATGTGAAGTTTAATAATCGTGATCCTGTTTATGTGCAAGTCATTCGGCATTTTAAAGAACAAATTGCAACAGGTATCTTTGCAGCGGGTCAGGAAATTCCATCAAGAAGGGAACTTGCTAATCAGCTCAAGATTAATCCAAATACGGCGCAGCGAGCGTATAAAGAAATGGAGGAACAGGGATTGATTTTTACAGAGGGGAATTTACCGAGCCGCATTTCAAAAGACGAACAAGTACTCAAATTAGTAAGAGAAGAATTGATTTTAGAAGCTGTTCATACGTTCGTTCATTCAGTTCGCTCTATCAATGTGCCTGTACACGAGGCGTTGGATTTAGTGAAAAATTCATATGATCAAGAAAATAATTAA
- the nhaC gene encoding Na+/H+ antiporter NhaC has translation MFKIKSVISPTLIEALTLVVAIILMISVSIVKFDAVPHLPILFAILLLICYGLVKKISYRRLESGLVEGAAAGMSAVFLFFFIGMLVSSWIMAGTIPTLIYAGFNLITPSFFFAIVFVVTAIVGISIGSSLTTVATVGVAFIGMATVLDLSLAITAGAIVSGAFFGDKMSPLSDTTNLASSIVGVDLFEHIRNMGWTTIPVFILSLIFFGILSPSVALGEVDKIALFQDGLLATGMIHWYTIVPLILLFVLTILKVPALMTLAISSASAVAISYFHHSYGASEVFSILFNGFKSTTGIEEIDELLTRGGMESMMFTIGLVLLALSMGGLLFTLGIVQRLLATVEGLLKKVSSVIAASALTAISINVLIGEQYLSILLTGQAFGSQYEKVGLAGKNLSRVMEDAGTVVNPLVPWSVCGIFITGMLGVPTLEYLPFAFFCLLSPILTVLFGFLGKTLTYTDEKSVER, from the coding sequence ATGTTTAAAATAAAGTCAGTTATTTCGCCCACGCTTATAGAGGCTCTCACACTAGTTGTGGCTATTATTCTCATGATTAGTGTTAGTATAGTTAAATTTGACGCGGTTCCACATTTACCGATTTTGTTTGCGATTTTGTTATTAATTTGTTATGGGCTTGTCAAAAAAATTTCGTACCGTAGGCTTGAAAGTGGTTTAGTCGAGGGAGCAGCGGCTGGTATGAGTGCCGTTTTCTTGTTTTTCTTCATTGGTATGCTAGTGAGTAGTTGGATTATGGCTGGGACAATCCCAACGTTGATTTACGCAGGTTTTAATTTGATTACACCGTCCTTTTTCTTTGCGATTGTGTTTGTGGTGACGGCGATTGTTGGGATTTCGATTGGTAGTTCGTTGACGACAGTAGCAACGGTAGGGGTTGCGTTTATTGGAATGGCGACTGTGCTGGATTTATCACTTGCGATAACAGCTGGAGCTATTGTATCGGGTGCGTTTTTCGGTGATAAAATGTCGCCATTATCGGATACTACGAATTTGGCATCTTCGATTGTTGGTGTCGATTTGTTTGAACATATTCGCAATATGGGATGGACGACGATTCCGGTATTTATCTTGTCATTGATATTCTTCGGTATTTTGTCGCCAAGCGTGGCATTGGGGGAAGTCGATAAAATCGCCTTGTTCCAGGATGGATTGCTGGCGACAGGGATGATCCATTGGTATACGATTGTGCCACTCATTTTGTTGTTTGTGCTTACGATATTGAAAGTACCTGCATTGATGACATTGGCAATCAGTTCAGCTAGTGCGGTTGCGATTTCTTATTTTCATCATAGTTATGGTGCGTCAGAAGTGTTTAGTATTTTATTCAACGGATTTAAGTCAACGACTGGTATTGAAGAGATTGATGAATTACTGACACGTGGCGGTATGGAAAGTATGATGTTTACGATTGGATTAGTGTTGTTGGCGTTAAGTATGGGTGGTTTGTTGTTTACACTTGGTATTGTGCAACGTTTATTGGCGACGGTTGAGGGGCTATTGAAGAAAGTATCCTCAGTCATTGCGGCATCTGCGTTAACAGCTATTAGCATTAACGTGCTAATTGGGGAGCAGTACTTGTCGATTTTATTGACAGGACAGGCTTTTGGGTCGCAGTATGAAAAAGTAGGACTGGCGGGTAAAAACTTAAGCCGGGTGATGGAAGACGCGGGTACGGTTGTGAATCCATTAGTTCCGTGGAGTGTGTGCGGGATTTTCATCACTGGTATGTTGGGCGTTCCGACGCTGGAGTATTTACCGTTTGCCTTCTTCTGTTTGCTGTCACCGATTTTGACGGTGTTGTTCGGATTTTTAGGGAAGACTTTGACGTATACGGATGAGAAATCGGTGGAGCGTTGA
- a CDS encoding isoprenylcysteine carboxyl methyltransferase family protein: MMFFIIMSIVVLQRLIELFVARRNEKWMRSQGAFEAGAAHYPIMVTMHIAFFVSFLLEVVVLGRTLSPIWIVLLGIFLLTQAARIWCLLSLGKFWNTKIIILPGAAVVRRGPYRWIRHPNYLIVTIELLVLPLLFGAYFTAILYSLLNIWMLSVRIPAEEKALKEVTNYRETFSLE, encoded by the coding sequence ATGATGTTTTTTATCATCATGTCAATCGTCGTCTTACAGCGACTAATTGAACTCTTTGTCGCGAGGCGCAATGAAAAGTGGATGCGTAGTCAGGGAGCGTTTGAAGCTGGTGCCGCCCATTATCCAATTATGGTCACGATGCATATAGCGTTTTTTGTCTCCTTTTTGTTAGAAGTCGTAGTTCTTGGGCGAACACTTTCTCCTATTTGGATAGTATTGCTTGGCATTTTTTTATTGACCCAAGCAGCACGAATCTGGTGTTTGCTGTCACTCGGAAAGTTTTGGAATACAAAAATCATCATCTTACCGGGTGCTGCCGTTGTACGGCGTGGTCCTTATCGGTGGATACGGCATCCAAATTATTTGATTGTCACCATTGAGTTACTCGTCCTTCCATTGCTGTTTGGCGCATATTTTACAGCTATTTTATATTCACTACTAAATATTTGGATGCTATCCGTGCGAATCCCAGCGGAGGAAAAGGCGTTGAAGGAAGTGACGAATTATCGGGAAACGTTTTCGTTGGAGTAA
- a CDS encoding type III polyketide synthase: MPKILSVSTVKPPHRVHQEQAVELTRSLFSEKYNDIERLLRVFQNGDIETRNVTMPLEWYGQKHDFEERNELYIQHAIDFGVRAVQSCLQGDGMFDAPIDPSMIDALFFISSSGISTPSIDARIMNRIDFRDDLKRVPIWGLGCAGGAAGMSRAYEYCLAFPEANVLVLSVELCSLTFQKDDYSKSNLVGVSLFSDGVACALVAGDRSLVKVKKAVPAVITTASKLMPDSENVMGWDVKNSGLYVVFSKSIPSIITNWLGPVVHEFLENQGLTKDDITHFVAHPGGKKVLGAYENALGFDETKTAISRQMLRENGNMSSPTILYVLEQFMERGPVAGEYGLMAALGPGFCCELLLLKWE; the protein is encoded by the coding sequence ATGCCTAAAATCCTGTCAGTTAGTACAGTCAAACCACCCCATCGAGTCCATCAGGAACAAGCTGTCGAGTTGACCCGCTCCCTTTTTAGTGAAAAATATAATGATATTGAACGACTATTAAGGGTGTTTCAAAATGGTGATATTGAGACACGCAATGTCACCATGCCCCTTGAGTGGTATGGGCAAAAGCATGACTTTGAAGAGCGTAATGAGTTATATATTCAACATGCTATCGACTTTGGTGTACGAGCTGTACAGTCCTGTCTCCAAGGGGACGGCATGTTTGATGCACCGATTGACCCGTCAATGATTGATGCATTATTTTTCATTTCAAGTAGTGGTATTTCAACGCCAAGTATTGATGCACGCATTATGAATCGCATTGATTTCCGCGATGATCTGAAACGCGTTCCGATTTGGGGACTAGGATGTGCCGGTGGAGCTGCTGGAATGAGTAGAGCATATGAATATTGCCTCGCTTTTCCAGAAGCCAATGTCCTGGTACTATCCGTTGAGTTATGTAGCTTAACCTTTCAAAAAGACGATTACTCGAAAAGTAATTTAGTTGGTGTCTCTTTATTTTCCGATGGTGTTGCGTGTGCATTGGTTGCTGGGGATCGTTCTTTAGTAAAGGTGAAAAAAGCCGTACCAGCAGTCATTACCACGGCTTCGAAGCTAATGCCAGATTCCGAAAATGTCATGGGCTGGGATGTGAAAAACAGCGGTCTATACGTCGTCTTCTCGAAAAGCATTCCTAGTATTATTACCAATTGGCTAGGACCAGTCGTACATGAATTTCTCGAGAATCAAGGGCTAACAAAGGATGATATTACGCACTTCGTCGCACACCCTGGTGGTAAAAAAGTGCTCGGGGCGTATGAAAATGCATTGGGGTTTGATGAAACTAAAACGGCTATTTCACGGCAGATGTTACGCGAAAATGGCAATATGTCCTCCCCAACCATCCTGTATGTACTCGAACAATTTATGGAGCGTGGGCCTGTTGCTGGTGAATATGGACTAATGGCCGCACTCGGACCGGGATTTTGTTGTGAGTTGCTACTATTAAAATGGGAATGA
- a CDS encoding NADP-dependent glyceraldehyde-3-phosphate dehydrogenase: MTTNTLTLLASELYINGEWKTSKSGQTIEITSPYLYAPIGNVQAITQQEVDEAIGFAQAAQKEWAQASLQQRASYLYKWADALLANQDEIATVIMQEVGKSLKDAKSEVTRTADFIRYTVEEALHMHGESMRGDSFPGGSKSKVAIVDRVPLGVVLAIAPFNYPVNLAAAKLAPALIAGNAVIFKPATQGALSGTKMIEALHQAGFPKGLVNLVTGKGSEIGDYLVEHKGINMISFTGGTDTGLHLAKKSAMVPLVLELGGKDPGIVRQDADLQEAAKQIISGAFSYSGQRCTAIKRVLVHDSVADELVALLKAEIGQLVVGSPENGSTIVPLIDDKSANFVQGLIDDAIAKGAVVVTGNKREQNLIHPTLLDHVSEGMRLAWEEPFGPALPIIRVTSDEQAIAIANASEFGLQASIFTKDIDKAFAIANQIEAGAVQINGRTERGPDHFPFIGTKGSGMGAQGIRKSIESMTREKVTVLNLSL; this comes from the coding sequence ATGACAACGAATACTTTGACGTTACTAGCCAGTGAGCTTTATATAAATGGGGAATGGAAAACAAGCAAGTCGGGCCAAACAATCGAAATTACATCACCTTATCTGTATGCACCAATCGGCAATGTGCAGGCCATTACACAGCAAGAGGTTGATGAAGCAATTGGCTTTGCACAAGCTGCACAAAAAGAATGGGCACAAGCGAGCCTTCAACAACGCGCTAGCTATTTGTATAAATGGGCAGATGCTTTACTCGCCAATCAAGACGAGATTGCGACAGTCATTATGCAGGAAGTCGGCAAAAGCTTGAAGGATGCCAAAAGTGAAGTGACACGCACAGCAGATTTTATTCGCTATACGGTGGAAGAAGCTCTTCATATGCATGGGGAAAGCATGAGAGGTGACAGTTTTCCAGGTGGATCTAAATCGAAAGTTGCAATCGTCGACCGTGTTCCACTTGGTGTCGTACTGGCCATTGCTCCCTTCAACTATCCCGTCAACTTAGCAGCTGCTAAGCTTGCGCCAGCATTAATCGCTGGGAATGCAGTAATTTTCAAACCTGCAACACAAGGTGCTCTAAGTGGAACGAAAATGATTGAAGCCCTTCATCAAGCAGGATTCCCAAAAGGTCTTGTCAACTTGGTGACAGGTAAAGGTTCGGAAATTGGCGATTACTTGGTCGAGCATAAAGGCATTAATATGATTTCCTTTACAGGTGGCACTGACACAGGTCTTCATTTGGCTAAAAAGTCTGCAATGGTTCCACTTGTCCTAGAACTCGGTGGCAAAGACCCAGGTATTGTGCGTCAAGATGCAGATTTACAAGAAGCAGCTAAACAAATTATTAGCGGTGCATTTTCTTACTCCGGCCAACGTTGCACAGCCATTAAGCGCGTACTTGTTCATGATAGTGTTGCAGACGAACTTGTCGCTCTTTTGAAAGCAGAAATTGGGCAGTTAGTCGTCGGTTCTCCGGAAAACGGCAGTACCATCGTTCCACTGATTGATGATAAGTCAGCTAATTTCGTACAAGGTTTGATTGATGACGCGATTGCCAAAGGCGCTGTCGTTGTCACGGGGAATAAGCGGGAACAAAATTTGATTCACCCGACATTGTTGGATCATGTATCAGAAGGGATGCGCCTTGCATGGGAAGAACCATTCGGCCCAGCACTGCCAATCATTCGCGTGACTTCTGACGAACAAGCGATTGCGATTGCCAATGCATCAGAATTCGGCCTACAGGCTAGTATTTTCACGAAAGACATCGACAAAGCATTCGCGATTGCCAATCAAATCGAGGCGGGTGCTGTCCAAATTAACGGACGCACAGAGCGTGGCCCAGATCACTTCCCATTCATCGGTACAAAAGGATCTGGCATGGGTGCACAAGGCATTCGAAAAAGTATCGAATCCATGACACGTGAAAAAGTTACAGTGTTAAATCTATCTCTCTAA
- a CDS encoding YaiI/YqxD family protein, with protein sequence MATILIDADACPVVNETIRIAGKFGFRCVLICDTTHEMHRDGAETIIVSKGADAVDFVLVNRVQKNDIVVTQDYGLAAMVLAKQGHPIDQNGRLYTNDNIDQLLYARHTAQKVRMAGGRLRGPKKRSKESDVKFEESLKQLCTQLIQEIND encoded by the coding sequence ATGGCGACAATTCTTATCGACGCGGATGCCTGTCCAGTCGTCAATGAAACGATTCGTATTGCTGGAAAGTTCGGATTCCGCTGTGTACTCATTTGCGATACAACACATGAAATGCATCGCGATGGTGCAGAAACGATTATCGTCTCCAAAGGGGCCGATGCAGTCGATTTTGTGCTGGTCAATCGTGTACAAAAAAACGACATTGTTGTGACACAAGATTATGGTCTGGCTGCGATGGTTCTCGCCAAACAAGGACATCCAATCGACCAAAATGGACGGTTGTATACGAATGATAATATTGACCAACTCTTGTATGCCCGTCATACAGCACAAAAAGTACGAATGGCCGGCGGGCGGCTCCGCGGTCCAAAAAAGCGCTCAAAAGAAAGCGATGTAAAATTTGAAGAAAGTTTAAAACAGCTATGCACGCAGCTTATACAAGAGATAAATGACTAA
- a CDS encoding M28 family peptidase: MHHKRFLLACLFLLSILLTACAPNMQVVDGPRIANSQNDLIHQLDVEKIYATAEELTKEPRVAGTESEKQAATFLTEQLEDYGYEVDVQPFTFERYVMPVKTDLQVAGSDDTFSPAPFQYSVSGTVTGELIGSGYGLKKNYDGIDVQGKIVVVTVNRTYFYELVLEASKAGAAAILVHFPGDDPINTWTLGEHSEDYIPALAISHEDYTKLAKNIGNQATVTIEGARVEQADSQNISVTKQPTAEQDTSSDIVIIGAHYDSVELAPGASDNASGTSVALELARMFKDVVTTKELRILFFGAEEEGLYGSEKYVSAMTQDEIKRSVAMFNLDMVGSADAGELAIQTVDGMDNAVTVSASQAYETLNGNSLSTDFGGRSDHVPFHEAGIDAALFVYAPLEEWYHQPEDTMDKLSKDRLLQVAKIVAISTLELTLPADSKE, encoded by the coding sequence GTGCATCACAAAAGGTTTCTATTGGCATGCTTATTCCTACTGTCTATACTGCTCACAGCTTGTGCCCCCAACATGCAAGTCGTTGATGGCCCTAGGATAGCTAATAGCCAAAATGACCTCATTCATCAACTAGATGTGGAAAAAATCTACGCAACCGCTGAAGAGCTAACAAAAGAGCCTCGCGTTGCAGGCACTGAATCAGAGAAGCAAGCAGCTACTTTTCTCACCGAGCAGTTGGAGGATTACGGTTATGAGGTTGACGTACAACCATTCACCTTTGAACGCTATGTCATGCCGGTGAAAACCGATTTACAAGTAGCTGGTTCTGATGATACCTTCTCACCTGCTCCCTTCCAATACTCCGTTTCTGGGACCGTCACTGGAGAATTAATTGGCTCGGGATATGGTTTGAAAAAGAATTATGACGGGATTGATGTGCAAGGGAAGATTGTAGTTGTCACCGTCAATAGAACTTATTTTTACGAGCTTGTCCTAGAAGCCTCTAAAGCCGGTGCTGCGGCAATATTAGTTCACTTTCCTGGGGACGATCCCATAAATACTTGGACACTCGGCGAACATTCTGAAGACTATATTCCAGCACTAGCCATATCACATGAAGATTATACGAAGCTGGCCAAAAATATAGGCAATCAGGCGACCGTCACCATCGAAGGAGCCCGTGTCGAACAAGCTGACTCACAGAATATCAGCGTCACAAAACAGCCTACAGCTGAACAAGATACCTCCTCAGATATCGTCATCATTGGAGCTCACTATGATTCAGTCGAGCTAGCCCCAGGTGCAAGCGACAATGCTAGCGGAACATCCGTAGCACTCGAGCTTGCACGCATGTTCAAGGATGTCGTCACAACAAAAGAGCTTCGCATCCTATTTTTTGGTGCTGAAGAAGAAGGCTTATATGGTTCCGAAAAGTATGTCAGTGCCATGACCCAGGATGAAATCAAGCGTTCTGTTGCGATGTTCAACTTAGATATGGTCGGCAGTGCCGATGCTGGAGAATTGGCGATTCAAACAGTCGACGGGATGGATAATGCTGTCACTGTTTCTGCAAGCCAAGCTTACGAGACATTAAACGGTAATTCCCTGTCAACTGATTTTGGCGGTAGAAGCGATCATGTCCCCTTCCATGAAGCGGGAATTGACGCAGCCCTATTTGTTTATGCCCCATTGGAGGAATGGTATCATCAGCCTGAAGATACGATGGATAAATTGAGCAAAGATCGCCTCCTACAAGTTGCAAAAATCGTAGCTATATCCACATTGGAGCTGACATTACCAGCTGACAGCAAAGAATGA
- a CDS encoding DinB family protein → MFRTIEEFLVNWGHESGSTQKILDALTDQSLAQEVSPEDRTLGRIAWHIVTTLDEMVSQTGLEFEAASHEAAVPATAVEIADAYRSSSAAMVEAMKEHWTDAILNDMKDMYGEQWSVAKILGILVSHQTHHRGQMTVLMRQAGLRVPGVYGPSREEWAEFGGVAPL, encoded by the coding sequence ATGTTCAGAACGATTGAAGAATTTTTGGTGAACTGGGGTCATGAAAGTGGATCAACACAAAAAATTCTTGACGCACTAACAGATCAGTCGCTCGCTCAGGAAGTATCTCCTGAAGATCGTACACTCGGACGGATTGCTTGGCATATTGTCACGACACTGGATGAAATGGTATCACAGACGGGGCTCGAATTTGAAGCGGCAAGCCATGAGGCGGCTGTTCCAGCAACTGCTGTCGAAATTGCAGATGCCTATCGTTCATCAAGTGCGGCGATGGTCGAGGCTATGAAAGAGCACTGGACGGATGCGATATTAAATGACATGAAAGATATGTATGGAGAGCAATGGTCAGTCGCAAAAATCCTCGGTATTTTGGTATCCCATCAAACCCATCATCGTGGCCAAATGACAGTACTTATGAGACAAGCAGGACTACGTGTGCCTGGTGTATACGGTCCATCACGTGAGGAGTGGGCGGAGTTTGGCGGGGTGGCGCCACTATGA
- a CDS encoding 2-isopropylmalate synthase, whose protein sequence is MQNFEKYTKGYFMPPESSLKWTQKESITEAPVWCSVDLRDGNQALVIPMNLEEKLEYFQLLVKLGFKEIEVGFPAASETEYDFLRALIEQNLIPEDVTIQVLTQSREHIIQKTFESLKGTNQAVVHLYNSTSVAQREQVFKKSKQEIIDIAVTGAKLLKKYAAETEGNFKFQYSPESFTGTEIDYALDICNQVLDIWQPSTDNPVIINLPATVSMSMPHVYASQIEYMSERLNYRDNIILSLHPHNDRGTGIADAELGLLAGGQRVEGTLFGNGERTGNVDIITLALNMYSHGIDPKLNFENIFEIIGIYERLTRMKVNERQPYTGKLVFAAFSGSHQDAIAKGMKYREDNDCEHWTVPYLLIDPKDIGREYDGDVIRINSQSGKGGIGYVLEQKYGLDLPAKMREDFGYRVKNVSDRQQKELMTDEIYAIFVEEYVNINTPVEFINYQFTQHDDFKTNVSIKMNEEIEELTGVGNGRFDAISDALQSRLGISYDNLVYTEHALEVGSKSQAISYIGITAPNGVRYWGCGIDIDIMTSSVKALFSAVNKMSNNE, encoded by the coding sequence ATGCAAAATTTTGAGAAGTATACAAAAGGTTATTTTATGCCCCCAGAAAGTAGTTTGAAATGGACACAGAAGGAGTCTATTACAGAAGCACCAGTGTGGTGTAGTGTCGATTTACGGGATGGTAACCAAGCATTGGTCATTCCAATGAATCTTGAGGAGAAGTTGGAGTATTTCCAGCTGTTAGTGAAGCTTGGCTTTAAGGAAATCGAGGTGGGGTTTCCAGCGGCTTCTGAAACAGAATATGACTTCTTACGTGCTTTAATTGAACAAAATTTAATTCCAGAGGATGTCACGATTCAAGTTTTGACGCAATCGAGAGAGCATATTATCCAAAAAACATTCGAATCGCTGAAAGGTACAAATCAGGCTGTTGTTCATTTATATAACTCTACTTCTGTGGCTCAGCGTGAGCAAGTATTCAAAAAATCGAAACAAGAGATTATTGACATCGCCGTAACTGGTGCAAAATTGTTGAAAAAATATGCTGCGGAAACAGAAGGTAACTTCAAGTTTCAATATTCGCCGGAGAGTTTTACTGGAACTGAAATTGATTATGCGCTTGACATCTGTAATCAAGTGCTTGATATATGGCAACCAAGCACGGATAATCCAGTGATTATTAACTTGCCAGCGACTGTCTCAATGTCGATGCCACACGTATACGCAAGCCAAATTGAATACATGAGTGAGCGCTTGAATTACCGGGATAATATCATCTTATCTCTTCACCCTCACAATGACCGTGGAACCGGGATTGCAGATGCAGAACTTGGATTATTAGCTGGCGGCCAGAGAGTTGAGGGTACACTGTTTGGTAATGGTGAGCGTACAGGGAATGTCGACATCATTACACTTGCCTTGAATATGTACTCACACGGTATAGATCCAAAGTTAAATTTTGAGAATATCTTTGAAATTATTGGTATTTATGAACGTTTGACGAGAATGAAAGTAAATGAGAGACAGCCTTATACTGGTAAACTTGTATTCGCCGCCTTCTCCGGCTCACACCAAGATGCAATCGCTAAAGGTATGAAATATCGTGAAGATAATGACTGCGAACATTGGACGGTTCCTTATTTACTAATCGACCCTAAAGATATCGGCCGGGAATATGATGGCGATGTCATTCGCATTAATAGTCAGTCCGGAAAAGGTGGGATTGGCTATGTACTTGAGCAAAAATATGGTCTCGATCTTCCAGCAAAAATGCGTGAGGACTTCGGATACCGAGTAAAAAACGTATCAGATCGTCAGCAAAAAGAACTGATGACGGATGAAATTTATGCTATTTTCGTCGAAGAATACGTCAATATTAACACTCCTGTTGAATTCATTAACTACCAGTTTACACAACACGATGATTTTAAGACGAATGTCTCCATTAAGATGAATGAGGAAATCGAAGAGCTAACAGGTGTCGGTAACGGGAGATTTGACGCGATTAGCGATGCGCTTCAATCGAGACTAGGTATTAGCTACGACAATCTTGTCTATACGGAGCATGCACTTGAAGTTGGTTCAAAATCACAAGCTATATCGTATATTGGCATTACAGCGCCCAATGGGGTCCGATATTGGGGCTGCGGCATTGACATAGATATTATGACATCATCCGTAAAAGCGTTGTTCAGTGCTGTGAATAAAATGAGCAATAATGAATAG
- a CDS encoding DUF4097 family beta strand repeat-containing protein → MTENQFISELETALKRLPAEERNDILQDIREYFTDGREDGKSESEIALSLGSPANIAEELLGSYSFEEKKVEIESTNEVITIQDDRFTNVDINVQHGALVVRPSHNSETTIELIGANDKLQLTAEVINDTLVVRLKSISHWLFIFNLSINFNVKAVTLNVFIPKKLYQSFAMKTDNGRIDAEKLLAKKVDANTDNGRIQLREIAAKTLMAETDNGRIEMDKVQADHMRMKTDNGRIEMRHVDAESIGIESDNGRIELEHVTGAIVGSTDNGRITLQTDTLDRNVDFQTDNGSIVVQSKLAPTNVSIHAKTGHGKIDVFGERNSRTIIGEGEHTIRLKSDNGRITVTQA, encoded by the coding sequence ATGACTGAAAATCAATTTATAAGTGAACTTGAAACAGCTTTGAAACGACTACCTGCTGAGGAACGCAACGATATACTTCAAGATATTCGAGAATATTTCACCGACGGGCGTGAGGATGGTAAATCGGAAAGTGAGATTGCCCTTTCACTGGGGTCACCGGCGAATATCGCTGAGGAATTACTGGGGTCCTACTCGTTTGAGGAAAAGAAAGTTGAAATTGAATCGACCAATGAAGTCATTACGATTCAAGATGATCGATTTACAAATGTCGATATCAATGTCCAGCATGGTGCACTTGTTGTGAGACCTTCTCATAATTCGGAAACGACTATCGAACTAATTGGTGCGAATGATAAATTACAACTGACTGCCGAAGTAATTAACGATACATTGGTCGTGCGATTGAAGAGTATTAGCCACTGGTTATTCATATTCAATTTAAGTATAAATTTCAATGTAAAGGCGGTGACACTTAACGTGTTTATTCCGAAGAAGCTCTATCAATCATTTGCGATGAAAACAGATAATGGACGGATTGATGCTGAGAAGCTACTTGCTAAAAAGGTGGATGCTAACACGGATAACGGTCGCATTCAGTTACGTGAAATTGCTGCTAAGACGTTGATGGCTGAAACAGATAATGGACGCATTGAAATGGATAAAGTGCAAGCTGATCATATGCGCATGAAAACAGATAACGGAAGGATTGAAATGCGTCATGTCGATGCGGAAAGCATTGGCATCGAGTCCGATAACGGGCGCATCGAGCTTGAACATGTCACTGGAGCCATTGTTGGTTCCACTGATAATGGGAGGATTACGCTGCAGACGGATACACTTGATCGGAATGTCGATTTTCAGACTGATAATGGCAGCATTGTTGTCCAATCAAAGCTCGCGCCAACGAACGTTTCCATCCATGCAAAGACAGGTCACGGAAAAATTGATGTATTTGGCGAGCGTAATTCACGCACAATTATTGGTGAAGGTGAGCATACGATTCGGTTGAAGTCGGATAATGGACGGATTACAGTTACTCAGGCTTGA